The following coding sequences lie in one Stigmatopora nigra isolate UIUO_SnigA chromosome 4, RoL_Snig_1.1, whole genome shotgun sequence genomic window:
- the LOC144195358 gene encoding nipped-B-like protein B isoform X4, which produces MNGDMPHVPITTLAGIASLTDLLNQLPLPSPLPATTTKSLLYNGRIAEEVNCLLGCRDENLASQLAHGLNQVSTEHIELKDNLGSDEPEGDAPLLLQTMLARNPGIFREKNVMQQPMVQQYKITQNSMHSPAPSANFQPAAISPNPSSRFVAPQTGSSSRYMGQQNSPVPSPYTPQSPAPGYLQQYPHQQPPSYNQHQQIQQVSVASPMVPGSIRNIHEGKVSGQMANTANHHPDRYGTDDYLNIVHRSGSEDGDAALRNSSFPLRSPQSSCSPAASEGATKPGSRPPLILQSPPPYVLSPREGGPDHKQQLQQRKKIPTVKEEKDMYDIVSSPNKDSTKLTLKLSRVKSNESDPPGDGVPGLDHNSDNMEAEMNFQQVPVLQQNLIARHNQGSQQAGGAVGFQGPSSPYDEVELDALAEIERIEREAASEKCSKEVQDKDKPLKKRKQDSFPLEPGAGGPGGPTGAPGSGPTGGGNAGKLTPQEATAAGNGASRPPLMIKRDGGVPMESHIWGQPKVKLERLGLVQDFEKRPKPVVLVKKLSVDQIQRIIRHSKTGKNRFSPGKYGKTGMDPAILKELPPELLAEIESTMPLCERVKMNKRKRSTINEKPKYAEVSSDDDANEESVRKRQRREKDRAWDFEERERRASGEHRRSGSKEGRRGSGSRYRDSSEDDSPPPSMSDVARKLKMKEKQKKRKAYEPKLTQEELMDSSTFKRFLTSIDNILDNLEDVDFTTMAADDDEIPQELLLGKHQLNELGSESAKIKAMGITGRIPSDKLVKLLNILEKNIMDASKLSTMINHDHDAEDEERLWRDLIMERVTKSADACLTALNIMTSAHMPKAVYIEDVIERVLQYTKFHLQNTLYPQYDPVYKVDPHGGGLLSSKAKRAKCSTHKQRVIIMLYNKVCDVVSNISELLEIQLLTDTTILQVSSMGITPFFVENVSELQLCAIKLVTAVFSRYEKHRQLILEEIFTSLARLPTSKRSLRNFRLNSSDQDGEPMYIQMVTALVLQLIQCVVHLPNDGDSIEDHDKVDQDVLITNSYETAMRTAQNFLSVFLKKCGSKQGEEDYRPLFENFVQDLLSTVNKPEWPAAELLLSLLGRLLVHQFSNKQTEMALRVASLDYLGTVAARLRKDAVTSRMDQRSIDRILQQSQGGDETQQLQKALLDYLEQNADTDASLSFARKFYIAQWFRDATTEAEKSMRNQNPKDDYSSEGPQHAKEMETTGEIMQRAENRKMFLRNIIMTTPAHFATLKMNSDTVDYEDSCLIVRYLASMRPFAQSFDIYLTQILRVLGESAIAVRTKAMKCLSEVVAVDPSILARSDMQRGVHGRLMDNSTSVREAAVELLGKFVLSRPQLTEQYYDMLIERILDTGISVRKRVIKILRDICLEQPTFSKITEMCVRMIRRVNDEEGIKKLVNETFQKLWFTPTPAHDKETMTRKILNITDVVAACRDTGYDWFEQLLSNLLKSEEDAAYKPAKKACVQLVDNLVEHILKYEESLAESKGVNSTRLVACITTLYLFSKIRAQLMVKHAMTMQPYLTTKCNTDNDFMVICNVAKMLELVVPLMEHPSETFLATIEEDLMKLIIKYGMTVVQHCVSCLGAVVNKVTHNYKFVWACFDKFYRALNKLKAQHQEDPNSMTLIGNKPFLLRSLFTVGALGRHFDFDLEEFKGSTKVIIKEKVLELLLYFTKHEDEKVKTKAIIGLGFLVIMHPSQMFMPEVKSLYNGILADSASSINLKIQILKNLQTYLQEEDTRMQEADREWKKLSKQEDLKEMGDISSGMSSSIMQLYLKQVLEAFFHTQSSVRHFALNVIALTLNQGLIHPVQCVPYLIAMGTDPEPSMRNKSDQQLVEIDKKYTGFIHMKAVAGMKMSFNLQQSIEMSRRTIIRGFRQDETHSALCSHLFSMIRTNRQHRRAFLISLLNLFDDSARTEVNMLLFIADNLACFPYQSQEEPLFIMHHIDICLSVSGSNLLQNFTELLLKEPRRKEKKEKKEKKVKEWKSRSDGEDEYEKINSDSPGSVEGRNSEDDDVVRQPKKPRKPIDDSESSEESDLDDLCLDDTDRVMKRLPDNSASLLDFANSVQGILLLLVLKQHLKNQYGFSDGKIQKYSPTESAKVYDKAVNRKINVYFHPRQTLDFISNNMARATLTEDVKRRIVKQYLDFKVLMEHLDPDEEDEEGEASASANIRNKAINALLGSSGPLMGPLMGPSPRNQAGPETDDDYSDGDERTPGSSRKSRRTGDPSDPGRMNETVEVMDVIALCCPKYKDRPQIARVVHKTPSGYAIHWMAGSYSGPWAEAKRRDGRKLVPWVDTIKESDVIFKKIALTSNHKLSNKVVQTLRSLYAAREGGAS; this is translated from the exons ATGAATGGGGATATGCCTCATGTTCCCATAACTACTCTCGCTGGGATCGCTAGCCTAACAGACT TGTTGAACCAGCTGCCCCTCCCTTCCCCCCTCCCGGCCACCACTACGAAGAGCCTCTTGTACAATGGTAGAATAGCAGAGGAGGTCAACTGTCTTTTGGGCTGCCGGGATGAGAACCTAGCCTCCCAGCTCGCCCATGGCCTGAACCAGGTCTCCACAGAGCACAT AGAGCTGAAGGACAACCTGGGGAGTGATGAGCCTGAGGGAGATGCACCACTGCTGCTGCAGACTATGCTGGCCAGAAACCCTGGCATCTTCAGGGAAAAAA ATGTTATGCAGCAGCCGATGGTACAACAGTACAAAATCACCCAAAATTCCATGCACAGTCCAGCCCCATCGGCAAATTTTCAGCCGGCAGCAATTTCTCCAAATCCATCAAG tcgATTTGTGGCACCCCAGACAGGCTCTAGTAGTCGATACATGGGCCAGCAAAACAGTCCGGTTCCTAGTCCCTACACACCACAAAGCCCCGCCCCTGGTTACCTCCAGCAGTACCCCCACCAACAACCACCCAGCTACAACCAACATCAACAGATCCAACAAG TGTCCGTGGCCAGTCCAATGGTTCCGGGAAGTATACGAAACATTCACGAAGGCAAGGTATCGGGGCAGATGGCCAACACCGCCAACCACCACCCAGATAGATATGGCACAGATGACTACTTGAACATCGTGCACCGGTCGGGCAGTGAG GATGGTGATGCCGCCCTGAGAAATTCATCATTCCCTTTACGGTCGCCGCAGTCCAGCTGCTCTCCAGCAGCAAGTGAAGGAGCAACGAAAC CAGGTTCTCGCCCCCCGCTGATTCTGCAGTCACCACCTCCATATGTGCTGTCGCCGAGGGAAGGGGGGCCAGACCATAAACAGCAACTGCAGCAACGCAAGAAAATTCCCACCGTGAAAGAGGAGAAAGACATGTATGACATTGTCAGCTCCCCAAACAAGGATTCCACCAAACTCACACTTAAGTTGTCCCGGGTTAAGTCAAATGAGTCTGACCCACCAG GCGATGGTGTCCCAGGCCTGGACCACAACTCAGACAATATGGAGGCTGAAATGAACTTTCAGCAAGTGCCTGTTCTCCAGCAGAACCTGATAGCCCGCCACAATCAAGGATCCCAGCAGGCAGGGGGTGCTGTGGGTTTCCAGGGTCCTAGTTCTCCTTATGACGAGGTGGAGCTCGACGCGCTAGCTGAAATCGAACGGATAGAGCGAGAGGCGGCGAGTGAGAAGTGTTCTAAGGAAGTCCAGGATAAAG ACAAGCCACTGAAGAAGAGAAAACAAGACTCTTTTCCTTTGGAGCCCGGCGCTGGAGGTCCCGGTGGTCCTACCGGTGCTCCAGGAAGTGGACCCACGGGTGGGGGCAATGCTGGCAAACTGACCCCGCAAGAGGCCACAGCAGCTGGGAACGGTGCCAGTCGTCCTCCCCTCATG ATCAAACGTGATGGTGGCGTTCCAATGGAGAGTCACATTTGGGGGCAGCCCAAGGTGAAACTAGAGCGACTTGGTCTGGTGCAGGACTTTGAGAAGAGGCCCAAGCCTGTAGTACTTGTGAAAAAACTCTCTGTGGACCAGATCCAAAGAATAATTCGTCACAGCAAGACAGGAAAGAACCGTTTCTCCCCAGGAAAATATGGCAAAA ctgGCATGGACCCGGCCATCTTAAAGGAACTGCCCCCAGAGCTGCTTGCAGAGATCGAGTCAACTATGCCCCTCTGCGAACGAGTCAAAATGAACAAGCGAAAACGAAGTACGATCAACGAGAAGCCCAAATACGCCGAGGTCAGCTCGGACGACGATGCAAACGAAGAAT CTGTACGAAAGCGTCAGCGTCGAGAAAAAGACCGGGCGTGGGACTTTGAGGAAAGAGAGCGACGCGCCTCAGGGGAACATCGGAGAAGTGGGTCCAAAGAAGGCCGCAGAGGCTCGGGGAGCCGTTACCGAGACTCCTCCGAAGATGACTCGCCGCCTCCCAGCATGAGCGATG TTGCCAGGAAATTAAAGATGAAGGAGAAACAGAAGAAGCGGAAAGCATATGAACCGAAGCTTACTCAAGAGGAGCTCATGGACTCGTCCACGTTCAAGAGATTCTTAACGAGCATTGACAACATTTTAGACAACCTTGAAGATGTGGATTTCACCACCATGG cagcagatgacgACGAGATACCTCAGGAATTGCTACTTGGGAAGCACCAATTAAACGAGCTGGGCAGCGAATCCGCCAAAATCAAAGCCATGGGCATCACCGGCAGG ATACCATCGGACAAGCTAGTGAAGCTGCTCAATATTCTAGAGAAGAATATCATGGATGCATCTAAGCTCTCCACAATGATCAACCAC GATCACGATGCTGAGGATGAAGAGAGGCTGTGGAGGGACCTCATCATGGAGCGAGTGACCAAGTCGGCCGACGCCTGCCTTACGGCCTTAAACATCATGACATCGGCCCACATGCCAAAAGCTGTCTACATTGAGGATGTCATCGAGCGGGTGCTACAATATACCAAATTTCATCTGCAGAACACGCTCTACCCGCAATACGACCCTGTCTACAAAGTGGACCCACACGGAG GTGGCTTACTAAGCTCCAAGGCGAAGCGTGCCAAATGCTCTACACACAAGCAACGTGTCATCATCATGCTATACAACAAAGTGTGTGACGTTGTCAGCAACATCTCTGAGCTCCTTGAGATCCAACTGCTTACTGACACCACTATCCTccag GTATCATCAATGGGAATCACGccattttttgtggaaaatgtcAGCGAGCTGCAGCTGTGTGCTATTAAACTGGTTACAGCA GTATTCTCGCGTTACGAGAAGCACCGACAGCTTATTCTGGAGGAGATATTTACGTCACTGGCCAGGCTGCCCACAAGCAAACGCTCCCTCAGGAATTTCCG GTTGAACAGCTCGGACCAGGATGGAGAGCCTATGTACATCCAAATGGTGACTGCCTTGGTGTTGCAACTCATCCAGTGTGTGGTGCATTTACCCAATGATGGGGACTCAATAGAGGACCACGACAAG GTGGACCAAGATGTGCTGATTACCAACTCATATGAGACGGCAATGAGAACGGCGCAGAACTTTCTCTCAGTATTCTTAAAGAA ATGTGGCAGTAAGCAAGGAGAGGAAGATTACCGGCCTTTGTTTGAGAACTTTGTCCAGGACCTGCTCTCGACGGTTAACAAACCAGAGTGGCCCGCTGCAGAGTTGCTACTCAGTCTGCTTGGCAGACTCTTG GTGCACCAGTTTAGCAACAAGCAGACAGAGATGGCTCTACGAGTGGCTTCTTTAGATTACCTTGGCACTGTGGCTGCCCGCCTAAGAAAGGATGCTGTTACCAGCAGGATGGACCAGCGGTCAATTGATCGCATTTTACAGCAG TCTCAGGGTGGTGATGAAACACAGCAGCTGCAAAAGGCTTTGCTGGACTATTTGGAACAGAATGCTGATACAGATGCCTCATTATCA TTTGCCAGAAAGTTCTACATTGCCCAGTGGTTTCGGGATGCTACGACAGAGGCAGAGAAGTCCATGCGAAATCAGAACCCAAAGGACGACTACTCTTCGGAGGGGCCGCAGCACGCCAAGGAGATGGAGACCACGGGTGAGATCATGCAGCGAGCTGAAAATCGCAAGATGTTCTTGCGCAACATCATCATGACTACACCAGCTCATTTTGCCACATTAAA GATGAACTCTGACACTGTGGACTATGAGGACTCCTGTCTGATTGTGCGCTATTTGGCCTCCATGAGGCCGTTTGCACAGAGctttgatatttatttaacacag ataTTACGAGTCCTTGGAGAAAGTGCCATAGCAGTGAGAACTAAAGCCATGAAGTGTTTGTCCGAGGTTGTGGCCGTGGACCCCAGTATCCTAGCAAGG TCGGACATGCAGCGCGGAGTCCACGGCCGCTTGATGGACAACTCGACGAGTGTGAGAGAGGCAGCTGTGGAGTTGCTGGGCAAGTTTGTCCTTAGCAGACCGCAGCTCACTGAACAGTACTACGACATGCTCATAGAGAGGATACTA GACACTGGTATCAGTGTAAGGAAACGAGTGATCAAGATCCTGCGAGACATTTGTTTGGAGCAGCCTACCTTCAGTAAAATCACTGAGATGTGTGTCAGAATGATTCGCAGGGTCAATGATGAGGAAGGAATCAAG AAATTGGTGAATGAAACATTTCAAAAGTTATGGTTCACGCCAACGCCGGCCCACGACAAGGAGACCATGACCAGAAAGATCCTCAACATTACAGACGTGGTCGCGGCATGTCGAGACACTGGCTATGACTGGTTTGAACAACTTCTTTCCAAT CTTCTCAAATCTGAGGAGGACGCAGCATACAAACCTGCCAAGAAGGCCTGCGTTCAGCTGGTGGACAATCTGGTGGagcatattttgaaatatgaagAGTCTCTGGCAG AGAGCAAAGGTGTAAACTCCACCCGTTTAGTGGCTTGCATCACTACCTTGTACCTGTTCAGCAAAATAAGGGCTCAGCTCATGGTAAAACACGCCATGACCATGCAACCTTACCTAACCACCAAGTGTAAT aCTGACAATGACTTTATGGTCATTTGCAATGTGGCAAAAATGTTAGAGCTGGTGGTGCCTCTAATGGAGCACCCCAGTGAGACATTTCTTGCCACCATTGAGGAAGACCTTATGAAGCTGATCATCAAATATGGCATGACG GTGGTCCAACACTGTGTCAGCTGTCTCGGGGCTGTTGTCAACAAAGTGACTCACAACTACAAGTTTGTCTGGGCATGCTTCGATAAATTCTATC GTGCACTTAACAAGCTAAAGGCCCAGCATCAAGAAGATCCTAACAGCATGACGTTGATAGGAAACAAGCCTTTCTTATTGCGGTCGCTGTTCACCGTGGGTGCCCTTGGTCGACACTTTGATTTTGACCTAGAAGAATTCAAGGGCTCCACCAAG GTCATTATCAAGGAAAAGGTTTTGGAGCTTCTTCTGTATTTCACCAAGCATGAAGACGAAAAAGTCAAGACGAAAGCTATTATCGGTTTAG GCTTTCTCGTCATCATGCATCCCAGCCAAATGTTTATGCCTGAAGTGAAGTCCTTGTACAATGGCATATTGGCTGACAGTGCCTCGTCCATCAACCTCAAAATCCAGATCCTCAAAAACCTCCAGACCTACCTGCAAGAAGAAGACACCAGAATGCAAGAAGCAGACCGGGAAT GGAAAAAGCTTTCCAAACAGGAGGATCTGAAGGAAATGGGGGACATCTCTTCGGGGATGAGCAGCTCCATTATGCAGCTTTACCTGAAGCAGGTGTTGGAGGCCTTCTTCCACACACAGTCCAGTGTGCGGCACTTTGCGCTCAATGTCATTGCGCTCACTCTGAACCAGGGCCTCATTCATCCGGTGCAG TGCGTGCCTTATCTGATTGCCATGGGAACCGACCCAGAGCCCAGCATGAGGAACAAATCTGATCAGCAACTGGTGGAGatagacaaaaaatacacaGGATTCATCCAT ATGAAAGCAGTGGCTGGGATGAAGATGTCATTCAACCTGCAGCAGTCCATCGAGATGTCTCGGAGGACCATCATACGAGGTTTCAGACAAGACGAAACCCACTCGGCTCTGTGCTCGCATCTCTTCTCCATGATCCGCACCAACCGGCAACACCGGAGAGCATTTCTCATCTCGCTACTGAATCTCTTTGACGACAGCGCC AGAACCGAGGTGAACATGTTGCTGTTCATAGCGGACAACCTGGCCTGCTTCCCATACCAGAGCCAGGAAGAACCTCTCTTCATCATGCACCATATAGACATCTGCCTGTCAGTTTCTGGAAGCAACCTTCTTCAGAATTTTACTGAG CTTCTATTGAAAGAGCCAAGGcggaaggagaagaaggagaagaaggagaaaaaggtGAAGGAGTGGAAGAGTAGATCAGACGGGGAAGATGAGTACGAAAAAATTAACAGCGATTCCCCCGGGAGCGTCGAGGGACGCAATAGCGAAGACGACGACGTGGTACGGCAGCCCAAAAAGCCCAGAAAACCGATAGACGACTCCGAGAGCTCAGAAGAATCCGATCTGGACGATTTATGTCTGGATGATACAGACAGGGTTATGAAGCGTCTCCCAGACAATTCCGCTAGCCTCTTGGACTTTGCCAACTCTGTTCAAGGCATATTGTTGCTGCTGGTGCTCAAACAGCATCTGAAGAACCAGTATGGGTTCTCAGACGG GAAAATCCAAAAGTACTCCCCAACGGAGTCGGCCAAGGTATACGACAAGGCGGTGAACCGAAAAATCAACGTTTACTTCCACCCGCGGCAAACCCTCGACTTTATCTCCAACAACATGGCACGCGCCACGCTAACAGAAGATGTCAAGAGGCGTATCGTCAAACAGTATCTTGAT TTCAAGGTACTAATGGAACATCTGGACCCGGACGAAGAGGACGAGGAGGGAGAAGCGTCGGCAAGCGCCAACATCCGAAACAAAGCCATAAATGCCCTGCTGGGAAGCTCGGGGCCATTGATGGGGCCATTGATGGGACCCAGTCCACGCAACCAGGCGGGACCAGAGACAGACGACGACTACAGCGACGGCGACGAGCGCACACCAGGG TCCTCTCGGAAGTCGAGGCGAACGGGCGACCCGTCGGATCCCGGCCGGATGAACGAGACGGTGGAAGTAATGGACGTGATCGCCCTGTGCTGCCCCAAGTACAAGGACCGGCCGCAGATCGCCCGCGTGGTCCACAAAACCCCCAGCGGCTACGCCATCCACTGGATGGCGGGCTCCTATTCGGGGCCCTGGGCCGAGGCCAAAAGGCGCGACGGCCGCAAACTGGTGCCTTGGGTGGACACGATCAAGGAGTCAGACGTCATTTTCAAGAAGATTGCCTTGACCAGCAACCACAAACTAAGTAACAAAGTAGTGCAGACTTTACGCTCGCTATATGCAGCGCGGGAAGGAGGAGCAAGCTAG